One Gossypium hirsutum isolate 1008001.06 chromosome A11, Gossypium_hirsutum_v2.1, whole genome shotgun sequence genomic window carries:
- the LOC107923689 gene encoding uncharacterized protein, whose protein sequence is MLKRGSITVSMIPNSTLLMGWCRGRRRVKRRRGSTVRLGNKAKRRGFWLGSRSVVQWGVMVGPLRMLKKIITEITVKEKFIEAYYMYLPLLRPQLFPLC, encoded by the coding sequence ATGCTGAAAAGAGGTTCCATAACCGTATCGATGATTCCAAACTCGACACTGTTGATGGGATGGTGCCGGGGAAGGAGGCGGGTGAAGAGGAGGCGTGGAAGCACCGTACGGCTGGGGAATAAGGCTAAACGCCGAGGGTTCTGGCTAGGGTCACGTTCAGTGGTTCAATGGGGGGTCATGGTTGGTCCTCTCAGAATGCTGAAGAAGATCATTACGGAAATCACAGTGAAGGAAAAGTTCATAGAGGCGTATTATATGTACTTACCTTTATTACGCCCTCAATTATTTCCCTTATGTTGA
- the LOC107924812 gene encoding uncharacterized protein, whose product MLSFSKRLPTLSQCLRSTTHQLRFARTEPASSKGRSKPSGSGFSFNKTGDKSEWWVVDGEMHEIGDHVPPRERFVIPRDNIPNKRRKQLREQFMRRTRLVIKESEHEPWCKRYMELYNELRENWERLYWDEGYSKKIAKDHAKYESAEDDDQDFNPYRSRGTRADLTKDQGFGRTRQADNSGKVNQLRDKFEYDRENRMREKAFAPINGQDTSSSYNTNSKNQPFDTRRYFSDSD is encoded by the exons ATGCTCTCCTTCTCAAAGCGACTCCCCACTCTATCCCAATGCCTCCGCTCCACCACCCACCAGCTCCGCTTCGCTAGAACCGAACCCGCTTCCTCCAAGGGGCGCTCCAAGCCCTCTGGTTCTGGGTTCTCCTTCAACAAAACCGGAGACAAATCCGAGTGGTGGGTCGTGGACGGCGAGATGCATGAGATCGGCGATCATGTGCCCCCACGTGAGCGCTTCGTCATCCCCAGAGACAACATCCCTAACAAGCGTCGTAAGCAGCTCAGGGAACAGTTCATGCGCCGCACTCGCCTCGTTATTAAGGAATCG GAGCATGAACCGTGGTGCAAAAGGTACATGGAACTGTATAATGAGCTTAGAGAAAACTGGGAGAGGTTGTATTGGGATGAGGGTTACTCTAAAAAAATCGCTAAAGATCATGCCAAGTATGAGTCTGCTGAGGACGATGATCAAGATTTTAACCCTTACAG GAGCAGGGGAACCCGTGCTGATCTCACGAAG GACCAAGGTTTTGGGAGGACTAGGCAAGCTGATAACTCTGGGAAAGTCAATCAACTTCGGGATAAGTTTGAATATGATAGAGAGAACAGAATGAGAGAGAAAG CATTTGCTCCAATAAATGGCCAAGATACCTCGAGCAGCTACAATACAAACTCTAAGAATCAGCCGTTTGACACTCGGAGATACTTTTCTGATAGTGACTAA
- the LOC107924702 gene encoding ylmG homolog protein 1-2, chloroplastic, producing MSLLSSHTIPPRPLLHLPPRNHNFPIFTFKPIFLPLSPPIKPSNSVSKPPKFIPLASISPPPATPCKSPEIPALSPLDGSTRTLKTFFSLALSATIVFTKMIQNYALKTISQNPNALSTVGPLFFASLKDRPSGYLNTPLTVVAAGLAKWLDIYSGVLMVRVLLSWFPNIPWDRQPLSAIRDLCDPYLNLFRNIIPPIFDTLDVSPLLAFAVLGTLGSILNNSRGMY from the coding sequence ATGTCGTTACTCAGCAGCCATACCATCCCTCCCCGACCTTTACTCCACCTTCCTCCCCGAAACCATAACTTTCCAATCTTCACCTTCAAACCCATTTTCCTTCCCCTTTCTCCTCCCATTAAACCCTCAAACTCCGTCTCCAAACCCCCCAAATTTATCCCTTTAGCTTCCATTTCTCCTCCCCCGGCAACACCCTGCAAATCTCCCGAAATCCCAGCTCTGTCCCCACTCGACGGTTCAACTcgaaccctcaaaacctttttctcCTTGGCCCTCTCTGCCACCATCGTCTTCACCAAAATGATCCAAAATTATGCTCTCAAAACAATCTCCCAGAACCCCAACGCACTTTCCACCGTGGGCCCTCTCTTCTTCGCTTCCTTAAAGGACCGCCCTAGCGGATACCTCAACACGCCTTTGACTGTGGTTGCAGCGGGATTAGCTAAGTGGCTTGACATTTACAGTGGGGTTTTGATGGTTAGGGTTTTACTCAGTTGGTTCCCTAACATTCCCTGGGACCGGCAGCCCCTTTCGGCTATTAGGGATCTATGTGATCCTTATTTGAATCTCTTTAGGAATATAATTCCGCCGATTTTCGACACCTTGGATGTTAGCCCGCTTCTAGCTTTCGCCGTGTTGGGGACTCTCGGCTCGATTCTGAATAACAGTAGAGGAATGTATTGA